The following are encoded in a window of Bos indicus isolate NIAB-ARS_2022 breed Sahiwal x Tharparkar chromosome 7, NIAB-ARS_B.indTharparkar_mat_pri_1.0, whole genome shotgun sequence genomic DNA:
- the LOC109561233 gene encoding olfactory receptor 2L8 → METYNRTSDDFILIGLFSPSRIGLFLFMFIVLIFLMALFGNLSMILLIFLDTHLHTPMYFLLSQLSFIDLNYISTIVPKMASNFLFGNKSISFIGCGIQSFFFLTLAVAEALLLTSMAYDRYVAICFPLHYPIRISKRVCVLMITGSWIMGALNSCAHTTYALHIPYCRSRAINHFFCDVPAMLTLACIDTWVYEYTVFVSTTLFLVLPFIVIACSYGRVLFAVYHMNSAEGKKKACSTCSTHLTVVTFYYAPFVYTYLRPRSLRSPTEDKALAVFYTILTPMLNPLIYSLRNKEVMEALRRVTQRLCSVKM, encoded by the coding sequence ATGGAAACCTATAATCGAACATCAGATGATTTCATCTTAATTGGATTGTTCTCCCCTTCAAGAATTGGGCTGTTTCTTTTTATGTtcattgttcttattttcttaatggCATTATTTGGCAACCTGTCGATGATCCTTCTCATCTTTCTGGACACGCATCTCCATACACCAATGTACTTTCTTCTTAGTCAGCTCTCCTTCATTGACCTAAACTACATATCCACCATTGTCCCCAAAATGGCCTCCAATTTTCTGTTTGGAAACAAGTCTATCTCCTTCATTGGATGTGGGATTCAGAGCTTCTTCTTTTTGACTTTAGCAGTTGCAGAAGCGTTGCTTTTGACATCTATGGCTTATGATCGCTATGTGGCCATTTGCTTTCCTCTTCACTATCCCATCAGAATCAgcaaaagagtgtgtgtgttgaTGATAACAGGATCTTGGATAATGGGTGCTCTCAACTCCTGTGCCCACACCACATACGCCCTCCATATCCCTTACTGCAGATCCAGGGCCATCaatcatttcttctgtgatgtcCCAGCCATGTTGACTCTGGCCTGCATTGACACCTGGGTCTATGAGTACACAGTGTTTGTGAGTACCACCCTATTTCTTGTGTTGCCTTTTATTGTTATTGCTTGTTCCTATGGCCGTGTTCTCTTTGCTGTCTATCACATGAACTcagcagaagggaagaaaaaggcCTGTTCAACGTGCAGCACCCACCTCACTGTGGTGACTTTCTACTATGCACCCTTTGTTTATACTTATCTACGTCCAAGATCCCTTCGATCTCCAACAGAGGACAAGGCTCTGGCTGTCTTCTATACCATCTTGACCCCAATGCTCAACCCTCTTATCTACAGCTTGAGAAACAAGGAAGTAATGGAGGCATTGAGAAGAGTAACTCAGAGACTCTGCTCTGTGAAAATGTAG